From Pantoea sp. Ep11b, the proteins below share one genomic window:
- the argS gene encoding arginine--tRNA ligase — translation MNIQALLSEKVSQAMVLAGAPADCEPQVRQSARVQFGDYQANGIMAVAKKLGQAPRQLAEAVIQHLDLTGIASKVEIAGPGFINIFLDHAWLAKHAREALTLPRLGVQLAEPQTIVVDYSAPNVAKEMHVGHVRSTIIGDAAVRTLEFLGHNVIRANHVGDWGTQFGMLIAFLEKQQNEDHAEMALADLEGFYREAKRTYDEDPEFAERARGYVVKLQGGDEYCRQMWKKLVDITMSQNQKIYDRMNVTLTRNDVMGESLYNDMLPGIVADLKQKGLAVESEGATVVFLDEFLNKEGEPMGVIIQKKDGGYLYTTTDIACAKYRYETLKADRVLYYIDSRQHQHLVQAWTIVRKAGYVPESVPLEHHAFGMMLGKDGRPFKTRSGGTIKLADLLDEAWQRAYTLVREKNPEMSEEEVKALAEVVGISAVKYADLSKSRTTDYIFDWDNMLAFEGNTAPYMQYAYTRVLSVFRKAGIDAGSLDAEIVISEEREAQLATRLLQFEEIIMQVARDGTPHVMCAYLYDLAGLFSGFYEHCPILSAESEAIRLSRLQLAALTAKTLKQGLDTLGIDTVERM, via the coding sequence GTGAATATTCAGGCACTTCTTTCCGAAAAAGTCAGTCAGGCAATGGTTTTAGCCGGCGCGCCCGCCGATTGCGAACCTCAGGTTCGTCAGTCCGCACGGGTTCAGTTTGGAGACTATCAGGCTAACGGCATCATGGCCGTGGCGAAAAAGCTGGGACAGGCTCCGCGACAGTTAGCGGAAGCGGTGATCCAGCACCTCGATCTGACCGGTATCGCCAGTAAAGTTGAAATCGCCGGCCCGGGCTTCATCAATATCTTTCTTGACCACGCCTGGCTGGCAAAACATGCCCGCGAAGCGCTGACGCTGCCGCGTCTGGGCGTGCAGCTGGCTGAACCCCAGACCATTGTGGTGGATTACTCTGCGCCTAACGTGGCGAAAGAGATGCACGTCGGCCACGTCCGCTCCACCATCATCGGTGATGCGGCGGTACGTACGCTGGAGTTTCTGGGTCACAATGTAATCCGCGCCAACCACGTCGGCGACTGGGGTACGCAGTTCGGTATGCTGATTGCGTTCCTGGAAAAGCAGCAGAATGAAGATCACGCCGAGATGGCGCTCGCCGATCTCGAAGGCTTCTACCGTGAAGCCAAACGCACCTATGACGAAGATCCTGAATTTGCCGAGCGCGCGCGCGGTTACGTGGTGAAACTGCAGGGCGGCGATGAATATTGCCGTCAGATGTGGAAGAAGCTGGTTGACATCACCATGAGTCAGAACCAGAAAATCTACGATCGAATGAACGTCACGCTGACGCGCAACGATGTGATGGGTGAAAGCCTTTACAACGATATGCTGCCCGGCATCGTCGCCGATCTGAAGCAGAAAGGCCTGGCGGTCGAGAGTGAAGGCGCGACGGTGGTGTTCCTGGATGAGTTCCTGAACAAAGAAGGTGAGCCGATGGGCGTCATCATCCAGAAAAAGGATGGTGGCTATCTCTACACCACCACGGACATCGCCTGTGCGAAATACCGCTATGAAACCCTGAAAGCCGACCGCGTGCTCTACTACATCGACTCCCGTCAGCACCAGCATCTGGTGCAGGCCTGGACTATCGTCCGTAAAGCGGGCTACGTGCCGGAATCGGTGCCGCTGGAGCACCACGCGTTTGGCATGATGCTGGGCAAAGATGGCCGTCCGTTCAAGACCCGCAGCGGCGGTACCATCAAGCTCGCCGATCTGCTGGATGAAGCCTGGCAGCGTGCTTACACGCTGGTGCGTGAGAAGAACCCGGAGATGAGCGAAGAGGAAGTGAAAGCGCTGGCCGAAGTGGTGGGGATCAGTGCGGTGAAATATGCCGACCTCTCCAAGAGCCGCACGACTGACTACATCTTCGACTGGGACAATATGCTGGCCTTCGAAGGCAACACGGCGCCTTACATGCAGTACGCCTACACCCGCGTGCTCTCCGTGTTCCGCAAGGCGGGCATCGACGCCGGATCGCTGGATGCGGAGATCGTAATTAGCGAAGAGCGCGAAGCGCAGCTCGCTACACGTCTGCTTCAGTTTGAAGAGATCATCATGCAGGTGGCGCGTGACGGGACGCCGCACGTCATGTGTGCCTACCTTTACGATCTGGCCGGGCTGTTCTCGGGCTTCTATGAGCACTGCCCGATCCTCAGTGCCGAATCAGAGGCCATCCGTCTGAGCCGACTGCAACTGGCCGCGCTGACTGCGAAAACGCTGAAGCAGGGTCTGGATACGCTGGGCATCGATACCGTCGAGCGCATGTAA
- a CDS encoding LysR family transcriptional regulator, with protein MSVATHLISSHLPSIKQLQCFLAVAHELNFRRAAERLSMTQPPLTRQIQSLEGLLGQALFDRNTHAVTLTHAGQALVGKAEAILSALSALKQEAQPAPSRVRIGLTRTLNIERIAPLSRQLAELHARDEIEMPSQTSLQLLQSLIRNNLDLVITGEKGSESLRYVWLCREPLLAAIPAAHAASREAQVSLAMLADLPLFWFTRSANPLFYDKCERYFSTLNFALRRVREPDDALLMLSHIARGKGFALLPQSKCTFEQAGLCYRPLTADASGPLAIDVYAAIRADEKREAVLTALHHLSP; from the coding sequence ATGTCTGTAGCCACGCACCTTATCAGCAGTCACCTTCCCTCGATTAAGCAGCTGCAGTGTTTCCTGGCCGTCGCGCACGAGCTTAACTTTCGCCGGGCTGCAGAACGGCTCAGCATGACGCAGCCGCCGCTGACCCGACAGATTCAGAGTCTGGAAGGTCTGCTGGGGCAGGCGCTGTTTGATCGCAATACGCATGCTGTGACGCTGACCCATGCGGGCCAGGCTCTGGTGGGGAAAGCGGAAGCGATCCTGAGTGCGCTGAGCGCGCTGAAGCAGGAGGCACAGCCCGCGCCTTCCCGTGTGCGCATCGGCCTGACCCGGACACTGAACATTGAACGGATTGCGCCCCTCAGCCGGCAGCTTGCGGAGCTGCACGCCCGCGATGAGATAGAGATGCCCAGCCAGACCTCTCTCCAGCTGTTGCAGAGCCTGATCCGAAACAACCTGGATCTGGTCATTACCGGCGAAAAAGGATCGGAGAGCCTGCGATACGTATGGCTCTGCCGCGAGCCACTGCTGGCGGCGATACCCGCCGCGCACGCGGCCAGCCGGGAAGCGCAGGTTTCGCTGGCGATGCTGGCTGACCTGCCGCTGTTCTGGTTTACGCGCAGTGCCAACCCGCTGTTTTATGATAAATGTGAGCGCTACTTTTCCACGCTGAACTTTGCCCTCAGGCGCGTCAGGGAGCCGGATGACGCTCTGCTGATGCTGTCGCACATTGCCCGCGGCAAAGGCTTTGCCCTGCTGCCGCAGTCGAAATGTACCTTTGAACAGGCAGGACTCTGCTACCGTCCGCTTACCGCCGATGCCAGCGGGCCGCTGGCGATTGATGTGTACGCCGCCATTCGTGCTGATGAAAAGCGCGAGGCGGTTCTCACTGCCCTGCACCACCTCTCTCCCTGA
- a CDS encoding aldo/keto reductase: MEKRTLGQDLEVSAIGYGAMGLSEFYGQTDDRQSLQLLNTLHDLGITFIDSADLYGRGHNEQLIGQFLSGLRPADRLNVSVATKCGIERPAEEAYARTINNQPDYITRCCEASLKRLGVERIDLFYLHRISPVTPIEESMQCLSRLVQAGKIARIGLCEAAASTLARAHAVHPLTALQTEYSLWTRDIEEQILPMVKQLGIGLVPYSPLGRGFLTGKYRRNSDFAEGDFRKNNDRFRQENLDHNLRLLNVMTPLAEKYHATTGQIALAWLLAQYEKIVPIPGTKQLTYLTENAKAADLILDADDIRLLNTLHQQVEIKGGRYSEEGMKGVNA, encoded by the coding sequence ATGGAAAAGCGAACCTTAGGTCAGGATCTGGAAGTCAGCGCAATCGGCTATGGCGCGATGGGGCTCAGCGAATTTTATGGTCAGACCGATGACCGTCAGTCACTGCAACTGCTGAACACGCTGCACGACCTGGGCATCACCTTTATCGACAGCGCCGATCTCTATGGTCGCGGTCACAATGAGCAGCTGATCGGGCAGTTTCTGTCCGGGCTGAGGCCGGCCGATCGGCTGAACGTCAGCGTTGCCACCAAATGCGGTATTGAGCGCCCGGCTGAAGAGGCGTATGCCCGTACCATCAATAATCAGCCCGACTACATTACCCGCTGCTGCGAGGCCTCCCTGAAACGGCTGGGTGTCGAACGTATCGATCTCTTCTATCTGCATCGCATCAGCCCGGTGACGCCGATTGAGGAGAGCATGCAGTGCCTCAGCCGTCTGGTGCAGGCGGGAAAAATCGCCCGCATCGGGTTATGTGAAGCCGCCGCATCGACGCTTGCGCGGGCCCATGCTGTCCATCCGCTGACCGCTCTGCAGACGGAGTATTCACTCTGGACGCGTGACATTGAAGAGCAGATCCTGCCAATGGTGAAGCAACTCGGTATCGGCCTGGTGCCCTACTCACCGCTGGGCCGGGGCTTTCTGACCGGGAAATACCGCAGGAACAGCGATTTTGCCGAAGGCGATTTCCGCAAAAACAATGACCGCTTCCGCCAGGAAAATCTCGACCACAATCTGCGACTGCTGAATGTGATGACGCCGCTGGCAGAAAAATATCACGCGACCACCGGGCAGATCGCGCTCGCCTGGCTGCTGGCTCAGTATGAAAAGATTGTGCCGATTCCGGGCACTAAACAGCTGACCTATCTGACCGAGAATGCGAAAGCCGCCGATCTGATACTGGACGCGGACGATATCCGGTTGCTGAACACCCTCCATCAGCAGGTGGAGATAAAAGGCGGTCGTTACTCTGAAGAAGGCATGAAAGGCGTTAACGCCTGA